One genomic window of Prochlorococcus marinus CUG1416 includes the following:
- a CDS encoding VOC family protein: MKFSQGVNRIGHIALRVENLERAKSFYIKLGMNLVWDDKDWCYLEAGKGKDGLALLGPSYKAAGPHFAFHFENKKEVVNIQKDLKNSGVTVGPLHEHRDGTASFYMKDTEGNWLEMLYVPPEGIQSNV, translated from the coding sequence TTGAAGTTTTCACAAGGAGTTAATAGAATTGGTCACATCGCACTTAGAGTAGAGAATCTCGAAAGGGCTAAATCTTTTTATATTAAATTGGGTATGAATTTGGTTTGGGATGACAAAGATTGGTGTTATTTGGAAGCTGGTAAAGGGAAAGATGGACTTGCGTTGTTAGGGCCTAGTTATAAAGCTGCAGGACCTCACTTTGCTTTTCATTTTGAAAATAAAAAAGAAGTAGTAAATATTCAAAAAGATTTAAAAAATTCTGGTGTAACGGTTGGTCCTTTACATGAACATAGAGATGGAACAGCATCTTTTTATATGAAGGATACTGAAGGAAATTGGCTCGAGATGCTTTATGTTCCTCCTGAAGGGATTCAATCGAATGTTTGA
- the hemB gene encoding porphobilinogen synthase translates to MNSIIRPRRLRRTEAIREMVRENHLMPSDFIYPLFIHEKDFKEEISAMPGTFRWDMNGLIKEVTRAWELGIRCVVLFPKINDSLKTEDGAECFNEDGLIPKVIRILKKEIPEMAIMTDVALDPYSCDGHDGLVDETGKILNDETIEILKKQALTQARAGADFIGPSDMMDGRVGAIRTALDSQGFSDVGIISYTAKYSSAYYGPFRTALDSAPRKNSKKIIPDNKSTYQMDPANSKEALIESALDQYEGADILMVKPGISYLDIIYRLSTFSNKPIAAYNVSGEYSMVKSAAMKNWINEKDIVLETLLSFKRAGAKLILTYHACDASQWLQDT, encoded by the coding sequence ATGAATTCGATTATTCGCCCAAGAAGATTAAGAAGGACTGAGGCAATTAGAGAAATGGTAAGAGAAAACCATTTAATGCCTTCGGACTTTATATATCCATTATTTATTCATGAAAAAGATTTTAAAGAGGAAATTTCGGCAATGCCAGGAACTTTTAGATGGGATATGAATGGTTTAATAAAGGAGGTTACTAGGGCATGGGAATTGGGAATAAGGTGTGTGGTTCTTTTTCCAAAAATAAATGATAGCTTAAAGACTGAAGATGGAGCAGAGTGTTTTAACGAAGACGGTTTAATACCTAAAGTTATTCGAATATTAAAAAAAGAGATTCCAGAAATGGCAATAATGACAGATGTTGCCTTGGACCCATACTCTTGTGATGGACATGATGGATTAGTTGATGAAACTGGAAAAATATTGAATGATGAAACAATCGAAATTTTAAAAAAACAAGCTTTAACACAAGCTAGAGCTGGAGCAGATTTTATTGGCCCTAGTGACATGATGGATGGGAGAGTTGGAGCAATTAGAACCGCTCTTGATAGTCAAGGATTTAGTGATGTAGGTATTATTAGTTATACAGCTAAATATTCATCTGCTTATTATGGTCCATTTAGAACTGCTTTAGATTCGGCTCCTAGAAAAAATAGTAAAAAAATAATTCCAGATAATAAGTCTACATATCAAATGGACCCTGCCAATTCAAAAGAGGCTTTAATTGAATCTGCATTGGATCAGTATGAAGGAGCTGATATTTTGATGGTAAAACCTGGAATTTCTTATTTGGATATTATTTATAGACTAAGCACCTTTTCAAATAAACCTATAGCTGCATACAACGTTAGTGGGGAGTACTCTATGGTAAAGTCGGCTGCTATGAAAAACTGGATTAATGAAAAAGATATTGTTTTAGAAACGTTGCTTAGTTTTAAAAGAGCAGGAGCAAAATTAATACTCACTTATCATGCCTGTGATGCATCTCAATGGTTGCAGGATACTTAA
- the cgtA gene encoding Obg family GTPase CgtA, protein MQFIDQANIILKAGKGGNGIVSFRREKFVPAGGPSGGNGGRGGSIILVADNNLQTLLDFKFKREIIAEDGCKGGPNKRSGASGEDTILKVPCGTEIRDFQTGIILGDLTNNKQTLTIAIGGRGGHGNAYYLSNQNRAPELFTEGKDGEIWEVKLELKLLAEVGIIGLPNAGKSTLISVLSSARPKIANYPFTTLIPNLGVVRKADGNGCLFADIPGLISGAADGVGLGHDFLRHIQRTKILLHLIDSFAENPIHDFEIIEQELKKYGKGLLDKERIIVLNKIELIDDDYLKIITKKLEDVSKKKVLVISSSLKKGLSSLLSEVWKRI, encoded by the coding sequence GTGCAATTTATTGATCAAGCAAACATTATTCTTAAAGCTGGAAAAGGTGGTAATGGAATAGTTTCATTTAGAAGAGAAAAATTCGTTCCTGCTGGAGGACCATCGGGGGGCAATGGTGGCAGAGGGGGGTCAATAATATTGGTGGCTGATAATAATCTTCAAACATTATTAGATTTTAAATTCAAAAGAGAAATAATTGCCGAAGATGGATGCAAAGGTGGTCCCAATAAAAGATCTGGTGCTTCAGGCGAGGATACAATCCTTAAAGTTCCTTGCGGTACAGAAATAAGGGATTTTCAAACCGGCATTATTTTAGGAGACTTAACTAACAACAAACAGACTTTAACTATTGCTATTGGAGGAAGAGGTGGACATGGTAATGCTTATTATTTAAGTAATCAAAATAGAGCCCCAGAATTATTCACTGAAGGTAAAGATGGTGAGATATGGGAGGTTAAATTAGAACTTAAACTCCTCGCAGAGGTAGGGATTATAGGCCTTCCAAATGCAGGGAAAAGTACTTTAATTTCCGTTCTATCATCTGCTCGTCCAAAAATTGCAAACTATCCCTTCACAACTTTAATACCTAACTTAGGTGTAGTTAGAAAAGCAGATGGTAATGGTTGCCTTTTTGCCGATATACCTGGATTAATATCAGGGGCAGCTGATGGAGTAGGTTTAGGGCATGATTTTTTAAGGCATATTCAAAGAACGAAGATACTTTTGCACTTAATTGATTCATTTGCAGAAAATCCTATTCATGATTTTGAGATAATTGAGCAGGAATTAAAAAAATATGGGAAAGGCCTTTTAGATAAAGAGAGGATAATAGTATTAAATAAAATAGAACTTATAGATGATGATTATTTGAAAATAATCACAAAAAAGTTAGAAGATGTATCGAA
- a CDS encoding endonuclease MutS2, giving the protein MQEKSHSKKSYLEKTIEDQSISLLEWDSLKTHLSSFASTEMGKRAILSFEIPSEYEVAKRLLNETVEITELENNLEKSISFSGVCDISRNIEICSKGGVILSSDLLEIAKTISAARNLKKVLLDFEKMPYISSVTKNLIDHQNIETILKNSIESNGRISDYASSKLSILRKELLSKKLERKILVDKFIQTNLAYLQDTIIGDRYGRPVVAVKVNYIDKFKGIIHDSSSSGNTVYFEPDSVVTKGNKIASLEARVTAEEFKLLQKWSQVISANSENLIAMASILLRLENAFTRSRYSKWIGGKIPIFEKNPIISLIGFSHPLLIWENKKKGAPPPVAIDFHINRSIKVVAITGPNTGGKTAALKGLGLSLLMARAGLLIPSTNNPTIPFCPNIYVDIGDNQSLEENLSTFSGHILRIKEILESLNNRRGLSVVLLDEIGSGTDPIEGSALAMALLKEFAKKSDITLATTHYGDIKALKYNDSRFENVSVAFDEDSLKPKYILNWGIPGRSNALSISKRIGLDESIINEAANYLKPKEVDNINSIIKGLEEERIKQQNSAEAAAELIARTEILHDELKRNYEFQKINAEKIQEIERYKLSKHIVSAKKEVIDLIKKLRDQNVNGEDTRIIGKRLKEIETEHLTQKVEKSISWNPKVGDFVKIKSLNSTGQIVALDKKGGFYEVKCGSFRSTLSVNDFEGLNGQKPNFKLSKIEIKSSRQDFSFSKIRTSKNTIDVRGLRVHEAEIIIEEKIRKFHGPLWIVHGIGTGKLKQGLRKWLSALNYVDKIEDAAINEGGPGCSIAWIK; this is encoded by the coding sequence ATGCAAGAGAAAAGTCATTCTAAAAAATCATATTTAGAGAAGACCATAGAAGATCAATCTATAAGTCTTTTGGAGTGGGATTCATTAAAAACGCATTTATCCTCATTTGCCTCAACAGAAATGGGTAAACGAGCAATCTTAAGTTTTGAAATCCCTTCAGAATACGAAGTTGCTAAAAGACTTTTGAATGAAACCGTTGAAATAACTGAGCTAGAAAATAATTTAGAAAAATCAATTAGTTTTTCTGGTGTTTGTGACATTAGCAGAAATATTGAGATTTGCTCAAAGGGAGGTGTAATTTTATCTTCTGACTTGTTGGAAATTGCGAAAACAATTTCTGCGGCAAGAAATTTAAAAAAAGTTTTATTAGATTTTGAAAAAATGCCCTATATTTCATCAGTTACAAAAAATTTAATTGATCATCAAAATATCGAAACGATTTTAAAAAATAGTATCGAATCTAATGGAAGGATTTCAGATTATGCTAGTAGTAAATTATCTATTCTCAGAAAAGAATTATTATCTAAGAAACTGGAAAGAAAAATATTAGTTGATAAATTTATTCAAACGAACTTAGCTTATTTGCAAGATACTATTATTGGAGATCGATATGGTAGACCAGTTGTAGCAGTAAAGGTTAATTATATAGATAAATTCAAGGGCATAATTCATGACTCTTCATCTTCAGGAAATACGGTATATTTTGAACCTGATAGTGTCGTCACTAAAGGTAATAAGATTGCATCTTTAGAGGCAAGGGTAACTGCAGAAGAATTTAAATTACTTCAGAAATGGTCTCAAGTTATTAGTGCTAATTCAGAAAATCTCATTGCAATGGCATCTATTTTATTAAGATTAGAAAATGCTTTTACCCGTTCAAGATATTCGAAATGGATTGGAGGTAAAATTCCTATTTTTGAGAAAAATCCCATTATTTCCTTAATTGGTTTTTCTCATCCTTTATTGATTTGGGAAAATAAGAAAAAAGGAGCCCCTCCCCCAGTGGCTATTGATTTTCATATAAATAGAAGTATTAAAGTTGTAGCTATTACAGGACCAAATACTGGAGGTAAAACGGCAGCTTTAAAAGGTTTGGGCTTGTCGTTATTAATGGCTAGAGCAGGATTGTTGATACCCTCAACGAATAATCCAACGATTCCTTTTTGTCCAAATATATATGTTGATATAGGAGATAATCAATCATTAGAAGAAAATTTATCTACCTTCAGTGGGCATATATTACGGATAAAAGAGATTTTAGAATCACTTAATAATAGGAGAGGATTATCAGTTGTTTTGTTAGATGAGATTGGATCTGGTACAGATCCTATTGAAGGTAGTGCTCTTGCGATGGCTTTGTTAAAAGAATTTGCAAAGAAATCTGATATCACTTTAGCAACTACACATTATGGAGATATTAAGGCATTAAAATATAATGATTCCAGATTCGAAAACGTTTCAGTTGCTTTTGATGAGGATTCTTTGAAGCCAAAATATATACTCAACTGGGGTATTCCTGGGAGAAGTAATGCTTTGTCAATCTCGAAGAGAATTGGTCTCGATGAAAGCATAATCAATGAAGCTGCAAATTATTTAAAGCCAAAAGAAGTTGATAATATTAACAGTATTATTAAAGGACTTGAGGAAGAGAGGATCAAACAACAGAATTCTGCAGAAGCGGCTGCAGAACTTATTGCTAGGACTGAAATTTTGCATGATGAACTTAAGAGGAATTATGAATTTCAAAAAATAAATGCTGAAAAAATCCAGGAGATTGAAAGGTATAAATTATCAAAACATATTGTATCTGCTAAAAAAGAGGTAATAGATTTGATTAAAAAATTAAGAGATCAAAATGTTAACGGAGAGGACACGAGAATTATTGGAAAAAGATTAAAGGAAATTGAGACAGAACATTTAACCCAAAAAGTTGAAAAGTCAATATCATGGAATCCTAAAGTAGGCGATTTTGTAAAAATTAAAAGTCTAAATAGTACGGGACAAATTGTAGCTTTAGATAAAAAAGGTGGTTTTTACGAAGTTAAATGTGGTTCATTCAGGAGCACATTGTCTGTAAATGACTTTGAAGGACTTAATGGGCAAAAGCCTAATTTCAAATTGTCAAAAATTGAGATCAAGTCTTCTAGACAAGATTTTTCTTTTTCTAAAATTAGAACTAGTAAAAATACAATTGATGTAAGAGGACTAAGAGTTCACGAAGCTGAAATAATTATTGAGGAGAAGATCAGAAAATTTCATGGACCACTATGGATTGTTCATGGAATTGGAACTGGGAAATTAAAACAAGGCTTAAGAAAATGGTTATCAGCTTTAAATTATGTTGATAAGATTGAAGATGCTGCTATCAATGAGGGTGGACCTGGTTGCAGTATTGCGTGGATAAAATAA